Below is a window of Mucilaginibacter sp. PAMC 26640 DNA.
TCCACACGTTGCAAGCGATGGAGAAAGCCGGAGCCATTAAACTAAGCTACGTAGATGTGGATGGCAAAGGGAACGTAGATTACGACCATCTGGAGACCCTGCTAAAAGATAATGTACGCAGCCTGGTATCGTTAATGCATGCCAATAACGAACTCGGTACCCTTACTGACATTGAAAAAGTAGGCGACCTGTGCGAAATCTATAATGCTATTTTCCACACGGATACCGTGCAAACTGTGGGGCATTACAAACATGATTTACAAAAACTGAAGGTCCATTTTATGGTTTGCGGTGCGCATAAATTGCACGGGCCAAAGGGTGTTGGCTTTTTACACGTAAGTCATAAAGTGAAGATCAACCCCATGATCTATGGCGGCTCTCAGGAACGCAATATGCGTGGCGGTACAGAAAATGTTTACGGCATAGCAGGTATGGCTAAAGCTTTAGCAATGGCGTACGAAGAGATGGATGCCCATCAAGCTTATATCCAGGATCTGAAGAGCTATATGATGGCTAGATTACAGCAGGAAATTACCGGTGTTGGCTTCAATGGCGAGACCGATCCGGCAAAAAGTTTATACACTGTACTTAATACTTCGTTTCCGGAGATGGAAATGGGGGATATGTTGTTATTTAATTTGGATATTGCCGGTATTTCTGCATCAGGCGGCAGTGCCTGCAGCTCGGGTTCGGATATAGGTTCTCATGTGCTGACCGCTATAGGTGCCAGTCCCGACCGGCCATCGGTACGCTTTTCGTTCTCTAAATACAACACTAAAGACGAAATAGACTTCACCGTAGCTAAGTTGA
It encodes the following:
- a CDS encoding cysteine desulfurase, producing the protein MRVYLDNAATTAIDPEVLKEIYKVMETQFGNPSSIHAHGREVRTMIERSRKTIANLLHTSPAEIFFTSGGTEADNTAIRCGIMDNKLTHAITSRLEHHAVIHTLQAMEKAGAIKLSYVDVDGKGNVDYDHLETLLKDNVRSLVSLMHANNELGTLTDIEKVGDLCEIYNAIFHTDTVQTVGHYKHDLQKLKVHFMVCGAHKLHGPKGVGFLHVSHKVKINPMIYGGSQERNMRGGTENVYGIAGMAKALAMAYEEMDAHQAYIQDLKSYMMARLQQEITGVGFNGETDPAKSLYTVLNTSFPEMEMGDMLLFNLDIAGISASGGSACSSGSDIGSHVLTAIGASPDRPSVRFSFSKYNTKDEIDFTVAKLKDLCMVSA